A single Pseudodesulfovibrio aespoeensis Aspo-2 DNA region contains:
- a CDS encoding ABC transporter ATP-binding protein, with protein MTEPVLKLCGITKTFGSVTANQDVTLHLRQGEMLALLGENGAGKTTLMSILFGHYVADSGTVEVFGRPLPQGTPRAALAAGVGMVHQHFTLAANMTVLDNIMLGTESLLSPARDTRAALARLTGLMDRFGLRVHPSALVGRLCVGERQRVEILKALFRDARILILDEPTAVLTPQEAEHLFATLRQLVDQGLSVIFITHKLREVMAASDRCVVLRHGRVVFESATAGTTAGELARAMVGSDIPRTRRPEPRQGGEILSLDAITVRGHTNKPLLDGLNLNLNSHEILGIAGVSGNGQTQLADLLSGLIVPHHGQMVIHGQRVHAPSPAGMIALGVGRVPDDRTGTGLVADMTVLENLATEVYRLPGFARRGIMNFKALASRARQLVEAFDVRCPGIDAPVRTLSGGNMQKLILARVLSGAPSVILVNQPTWGLDVGATAYVHQQLLDAAARGAGVVLISEDLDELFQVADRIQVMYQGSLSAPVPTAQVDRAELGLLMSGDHVMPDNRAMPGAAEVRP; from the coding sequence ATGACCGAACCCGTGCTCAAGCTCTGCGGCATCACCAAGACCTTCGGGTCCGTGACGGCCAACCAGGACGTGACGCTCCACCTGCGCCAGGGCGAAATGCTCGCCCTGCTCGGCGAGAACGGCGCGGGCAAGACCACGCTCATGTCCATCCTCTTCGGCCACTATGTGGCCGACAGCGGCACGGTCGAGGTCTTTGGCCGCCCCCTGCCCCAGGGCACGCCGCGCGCCGCCCTGGCCGCCGGGGTGGGCATGGTCCACCAGCATTTCACCCTGGCCGCCAACATGACCGTGCTCGACAACATCATGCTCGGCACCGAGTCGCTGCTCTCGCCCGCCCGCGACACCCGCGCCGCCCTGGCCCGGCTGACCGGGCTCATGGACCGCTTCGGCCTGCGCGTGCACCCCTCGGCCCTGGTCGGGCGGCTCTGCGTGGGCGAGCGCCAGCGCGTGGAAATCCTCAAGGCCCTTTTCCGCGATGCGCGCATCCTCATCCTTGACGAGCCCACCGCCGTGCTCACACCCCAGGAGGCCGAGCATCTCTTCGCCACCCTGCGCCAGTTGGTGGACCAGGGGCTTTCGGTCATCTTCATCACCCACAAGCTGCGCGAGGTCATGGCCGCCTCGGACCGCTGCGTGGTCCTGCGCCATGGCCGGGTGGTGTTCGAGTCGGCCACAGCCGGGACCACGGCGGGCGAGCTGGCCCGGGCCATGGTCGGCAGTGACATCCCCAGGACGCGCCGCCCCGAGCCCCGGCAGGGCGGGGAGATTCTCTCCCTCGACGCCATCACCGTGCGCGGCCACACGAACAAGCCGCTCCTCGACGGGCTCAACCTCAACCTGAACAGCCACGAAATCCTCGGCATCGCCGGGGTCTCGGGCAACGGGCAAACCCAGCTGGCCGACCTGCTCTCCGGGCTGATCGTCCCCCACCACGGCCAGATGGTCATCCACGGCCAGCGCGTCCACGCGCCCAGCCCGGCTGGCATGATCGCCCTTGGCGTGGGCCGGGTGCCGGACGACCGCACCGGCACGGGCCTGGTGGCCGACATGACCGTGCTCGAAAACCTGGCCACAGAGGTCTACCGGCTGCCCGGATTCGCCCGGCGCGGCATCATGAATTTCAAGGCCCTGGCCTCGCGCGCCCGGCAGCTCGTCGAGGCCTTCGATGTCCGCTGTCCTGGCATCGACGCGCCGGTGCGCACCCTCTCGGGCGGCAATATGCAAAAGCTCATCCTGGCCCGCGTCCTCTCGGGCGCGCCCTCGGTCATCCTGGTCAACCAGCCCACCTGGGGGCTCGATGTCGGGGCCACGGCCTATGTCCACCAGCAGCTCCTCGACGCTGCCGCGCGCGGCGCGGGCGTGGTCCTCATCTCCGAAGACCTTGACGAGCTCTTCCAGGTGGCGGACCGCATCCAGGTCATGTACCAGGGCTCCCTGTCCGCGCCCGTGCCCACCGCCCAGGTGGACCGCGCCGAGCTGGGGCTGCTCATGTCCGGCGACCACGTCATGCCCGACAACCGCGCCATGCCCGGCGCGGCAGAGGTCAGGCCATGA
- a CDS encoding BMP family protein yields the protein MKRFLTIAAVLCLAVTTLAGAAQASGKIKVAGIYTQPIQQKWDACLHKALQKAADAGEIEYVFSEKVSNTDYVRVMREYSENGVNLVVGEAFGISRDVTKAAADYPQVAYLMGDSFGPRGTNLAVFDNYIHEPCYLMGMIAGSMTKTNKIGMVGGYPIGEVNRLFHAFMAGAKSVNPAVEFKVSFIGSWYDPPKAKEFAFAQVESGVDVLYAERGGVVDAAREKGIIAFGNVNDMNKEENGRNVVVTSALWHMEPALNHAIELVKKGEFKAEDYREWTMMGKGGASLAPYYEFDATIPADIKAKVEETRAAILSGSLVVEINDSEPKSTF from the coding sequence ATGAAACGCTTTCTGACCATCGCCGCCGTGCTCTGTCTGGCGGTCACGACCCTGGCCGGGGCGGCCCAGGCGTCCGGCAAGATCAAAGTGGCGGGCATCTACACCCAGCCCATCCAGCAGAAATGGGACGCCTGCCTGCACAAGGCCCTGCAAAAGGCCGCGGACGCGGGCGAGATCGAGTACGTCTTTTCCGAGAAGGTCTCCAACACCGACTATGTCCGCGTCATGCGCGAGTATTCGGAAAACGGCGTCAACCTCGTGGTGGGCGAGGCCTTCGGCATCTCCCGCGATGTGACCAAGGCCGCTGCCGACTACCCGCAGGTGGCCTATCTGATGGGTGACTCCTTTGGCCCGCGCGGCACCAACCTCGCGGTGTTCGACAACTACATCCACGAGCCGTGCTACCTCATGGGCATGATCGCGGGCTCCATGACCAAGACCAACAAGATCGGCATGGTCGGCGGCTACCCCATCGGCGAGGTCAACCGCCTCTTCCACGCCTTCATGGCCGGGGCCAAATCCGTCAACCCGGCGGTGGAGTTCAAGGTCTCCTTCATCGGCTCCTGGTATGATCCGCCCAAGGCCAAGGAGTTCGCCTTTGCCCAGGTGGAGTCCGGCGTGGACGTGCTCTACGCCGAGCGCGGCGGCGTGGTGGACGCGGCCCGGGAAAAAGGCATCATCGCCTTTGGCAACGTCAACGACATGAACAAGGAGGAGAACGGCAGGAACGTGGTCGTTACCTCCGCCCTGTGGCATATGGAACCCGCCCTCAACCACGCCATAGAGCTGGTCAAAAAGGGCGAGTTCAAGGCCGAGGACTACCGCGAATGGACCATGATGGGCAAAGGCGGCGCGTCCCTCGCCCCCTACTACGAGTTCGACGCAACCATCCCGGCGGACATCAAGGCCAAGGTCGAGGAGACCAGGGCGGCCATCCTGTCCGGCAGCCTTGTGGTCGAGATCAACGATTCCGAGCCCAAGTCCACCTTCTAG
- the htpG gene encoding molecular chaperone HtpG, which translates to MGKKTTHKFKAEVSQLLDILVHSLYTNKEIFLRELVSNASDALEKVRFMTTAEGGQDDTPLEIRIEADKDARTITITDTGVGMTRDELMKNIGTIAHSGTAELTRMAQEGKAPLDALIGRFGVGFYSVYMVADEVEVTTRSIEPDAAPVAWTSDGKNDYKLQDIDDATGENGGESMARGTRIVVRLKEDLASQFTNTAHLKSVIKKHSNFINFPILVDGERVNTVTALWREPKFQITGDQYAEFYKFLTYDSEDPLDTLHTSVDAPVQFNALMFTPKTGGDPFGMNRENRGLDLYVRRVLIEKQNKDLLPEYLGFIKGVVDTEDLPLNISRETLQDNLLIRKISSTLVKQVLDNLEKIAKDDADRYAEFWHAHGTLFKAGYMDFLNKDKFGRLVRFNSSASPSASSGATGLASFADYLSRAREGQKEIYYAYGPSREALGLSPHLEVFRKKGLEVLYLFEPIDEFVMDALRDFDGHALVAAEHADMATLDGFETLEQDEQAAPLNDEQKSTLDKLLSRIKDVLGEAVTEVKVSRRLSGSPVCLANPDGNVTSSMDKIMRVISKDTSIPKKVLEVNPDHALVRNMLTIFEKDALDPFIDQAANQLFESALLLEGYLTDPHALVGRVQDLLTKSSGWYVDSKK; encoded by the coding sequence ATGGGCAAAAAAACCACCCACAAGTTCAAGGCCGAGGTCAGCCAACTCCTCGACATCCTGGTCCACTCGCTCTACACCAACAAGGAGATATTCCTGCGCGAACTGGTGTCCAACGCCTCGGACGCCCTGGAAAAGGTCCGGTTCATGACCACCGCCGAAGGCGGCCAGGACGACACCCCGCTCGAAATCCGCATCGAGGCGGACAAGGACGCCAGGACCATCACCATCACGGACACGGGCGTGGGCATGACCCGCGACGAGCTGATGAAGAACATCGGCACCATCGCCCACTCCGGCACCGCCGAGCTGACCCGCATGGCCCAGGAGGGCAAGGCCCCCCTCGACGCCCTCATTGGCCGTTTCGGCGTGGGCTTCTACTCGGTCTACATGGTGGCCGACGAGGTGGAGGTGACCACCCGCTCCATAGAGCCGGACGCCGCGCCCGTGGCCTGGACCTCGGACGGGAAGAACGACTACAAGCTCCAGGACATCGACGACGCCACGGGCGAGAACGGCGGCGAGTCCATGGCGCGCGGCACGCGCATCGTGGTCCGCCTCAAGGAGGATCTGGCCTCCCAGTTCACCAACACGGCGCACCTCAAGTCCGTCATCAAGAAGCACTCCAACTTCATCAATTTTCCCATCCTGGTGGACGGCGAGCGCGTCAACACGGTCACCGCCCTGTGGCGCGAGCCCAAGTTCCAGATCACAGGCGATCAGTACGCCGAGTTCTACAAGTTCCTGACCTACGACTCCGAGGACCCGCTCGACACCCTGCACACCTCGGTGGACGCGCCCGTGCAGTTCAACGCCCTGATGTTCACGCCCAAAACCGGCGGCGATCCCTTTGGCATGAACCGCGAGAACCGGGGGCTTGATCTCTACGTGCGCCGCGTGCTCATCGAGAAGCAGAACAAGGACCTGCTGCCCGAGTATCTTGGCTTCATCAAGGGCGTGGTCGACACCGAGGACCTGCCCCTGAACATCTCGCGCGAAACGCTTCAGGACAACCTGCTCATCCGCAAGATCAGCTCCACCCTGGTCAAGCAGGTGCTCGACAACCTGGAGAAGATAGCCAAGGACGACGCGGACCGCTACGCCGAATTCTGGCACGCCCACGGCACGCTCTTCAAGGCCGGGTACATGGACTTCCTGAACAAGGACAAGTTCGGTCGGCTGGTGCGCTTCAACTCCTCGGCCAGCCCCTCGGCGTCGTCGGGGGCCACGGGGCTGGCCTCGTTCGCCGACTACCTGTCGCGGGCCAGGGAGGGGCAGAAGGAAATCTACTACGCCTACGGCCCCAGCCGCGAGGCGCTCGGCCTCTCCCCGCACCTTGAGGTCTTCCGCAAGAAGGGCCTTGAGGTGCTCTACCTCTTCGAGCCCATCGACGAGTTTGTCATGGACGCCCTGCGCGACTTTGACGGCCACGCCCTGGTGGCGGCGGAACACGCCGACATGGCCACCCTCGACGGGTTCGAGACCCTGGAGCAGGACGAGCAGGCCGCGCCCCTGAACGACGAGCAGAAGTCCACCCTGGACAAGCTCCTCAGCCGCATCAAGGACGTGCTGGGCGAGGCCGTGACCGAGGTCAAGGTGTCCCGGCGGCTGTCCGGTTCGCCCGTGTGCCTGGCCAACCCGGACGGCAACGTCACCAGTTCCATGGACAAGATCATGCGCGTCATCAGCAAGGACACCTCCATCCCCAAAAAGGTGCTGGAGGTCAACCCGGACCACGCCCTGGTGCGCAACATGCTGACCATCTTCGAGAAGGACGCGCTTGATCCGTTCATCGATCAGGCCGCCAACCAGCTCTTCGAGTCCGCCCTGCTGCTCGAAGGCTACCTGACCGACCCCCACGCCCTGGTGGGCCGGGTCCAGGACCTGCTGACCAAATCGAGCGGCTGGTACGTGGATTCGAAAAAGTAA
- a CDS encoding MerR family transcriptional regulator translates to MSGKKVLSVAEIARELELPESTVHYWKNRFAQHLPSVGRGRQKRFRPEAIEVFASISRLLKEGHTARDVMDQLSRSFPLQADAMPVGASLPPAMVGVAMESAMEPAMKMASAIGLEIARSVGEGIRSVLAAGESGASGADVADVRQGLEDAARRITAQVEETHLLKSENELLKEKLRIMEAEMVRLRKDRREMEKYLLDKIRSVTT, encoded by the coding sequence ATGAGCGGCAAGAAGGTGTTGTCTGTTGCGGAGATCGCCCGCGAGTTGGAGTTGCCCGAATCCACGGTCCACTACTGGAAGAACCGGTTCGCCCAGCACCTGCCCAGCGTGGGGCGCGGGCGGCAGAAGCGGTTCCGGCCAGAGGCCATCGAGGTCTTCGCCTCCATCTCGCGGCTGCTCAAGGAGGGCCATACGGCCCGCGATGTCATGGACCAGCTCTCCCGCTCCTTTCCGCTCCAGGCCGACGCCATGCCCGTGGGCGCGTCCCTGCCGCCGGCCATGGTCGGCGTTGCCATGGAGTCGGCCATGGAACCGGCCATGAAGATGGCCTCGGCCATCGGGCTTGAGATCGCCCGGAGTGTGGGCGAGGGCATCCGCAGCGTGCTGGCCGCAGGCGAGTCCGGCGCCAGCGGGGCTGACGTGGCCGATGTCCGCCAGGGGCTGGAGGACGCGGCCCGGCGCATCACCGCCCAGGTGGAGGAGACCCATCTGCTCAAGAGCGAGAACGAGCTGCTCAAGGAAAAGCTCAGGATCATGGAGGCCGAGATGGTCCGGCTGCGCAAGGACCGCCGCGAGATGGAGAAGTACCTCCTTGACAAGATCCGTTCCGTGACTACCTAA
- a CDS encoding DoxX family protein — protein sequence MKKIPASKVVSLVLRLALGGVFVYAGALKLLDPAAFAQAIDAYGLVNWGTAKFLARALPVIEIASGAGLILGIRGALGLVVAQLLVFLAVTAYALHLGLDVDCGCFGPAADSPVGSAVDEMATGSGSLVQTLVRDVLMLIACLIIHRQQRAAPGGQGLAGC from the coding sequence ATGAAGAAAATCCCGGCCTCCAAGGTGGTGTCCCTTGTCCTCCGGCTCGCGCTGGGCGGCGTGTTCGTCTACGCGGGCGCGCTCAAGCTGCTCGATCCTGCCGCCTTTGCCCAGGCCATCGACGCCTACGGGCTGGTCAACTGGGGCACGGCCAAGTTCCTGGCCCGCGCCCTGCCCGTGATCGAGATTGCCTCGGGCGCGGGGCTCATCCTCGGCATCCGGGGCGCCTTGGGGTTGGTTGTCGCACAGTTGTTGGTGTTCCTGGCCGTGACCGCCTATGCCCTGCACCTGGGGCTCGACGTGGATTGCGGCTGCTTCGGGCCTGCCGCCGACTCCCCTGTCGGCTCTGCTGTGGACGAAATGGCCACCGGCTCCGGTTCGCTCGTCCAGACCCTTGTCCGCGACGTTCTCATGCTCATCGCCTGCCTGATCATCCACCGGCAGCAACGCGCTGCCCCCGGCGGCCAGGGCTTGGCAGGCTGCTGA
- a CDS encoding histone deacetylase family protein gives MLKADKSLGIVFFPAFDWAISPTHPERQERLLYTQDQLREEGLFDIEGVTEHKPDVAAVEDVERVHFCFPEVSAVTTRSHLISAGGAMKAADLVMQGECDRAFAMVRPPGHHAMKVVHGARGFCNINIEAVMIEHIREQYGHKRVAIVDTDCHHGDGTQDVYWHDPDTLFISLHQDGRTLYPGSGFPQELGGPRAMGRTLNIPLPPNTSDEGFLMTMERVVMPILEDFKPDLIINSAGQDNHFTDPITDMNFSAQGYAALSEMLKPDIAVLEGGYSIQGALPYINLGLCLAMAGVDYSHVREPNYNAERIRQDARTTAYIEELCKQLPSLYFNPPAYNPKGDVSQGILSGNKLVRQRQVYYDTDGINEVQQETLFLCDHCRGLLKIETRADSGPLCLGVEIPINACRDCKSHGYQIVEDAQLKGNSRYIQLINRLDREYVRIGF, from the coding sequence ATGCTCAAGGCGGATAAATCCCTGGGGATCGTCTTTTTCCCGGCCTTTGACTGGGCCATATCGCCCACCCATCCCGAACGCCAGGAGCGGCTGCTCTACACCCAGGACCAGCTGCGCGAGGAAGGGCTCTTCGACATCGAGGGCGTCACCGAGCACAAGCCCGACGTGGCCGCCGTCGAGGACGTGGAGCGCGTCCACTTCTGTTTTCCCGAGGTCAGCGCGGTGACCACCCGCTCGCACCTCATCTCGGCGGGCGGGGCCATGAAGGCCGCCGATCTCGTCATGCAGGGCGAGTGCGACCGCGCCTTTGCCATGGTCAGGCCGCCCGGCCACCACGCCATGAAGGTGGTCCACGGCGCGCGCGGCTTCTGCAACATCAACATCGAAGCCGTCATGATCGAGCACATCCGCGAACAATACGGCCACAAGCGCGTGGCCATCGTGGATACCGACTGCCACCACGGCGACGGCACCCAGGATGTCTACTGGCACGACCCGGACACCCTGTTCATCTCCCTGCACCAGGACGGGCGCACCCTCTACCCCGGCTCCGGCTTCCCCCAGGAGCTGGGCGGGCCAAGGGCCATGGGCCGCACCCTGAACATCCCGCTGCCGCCAAACACCTCGGACGAGGGATTCCTCATGACCATGGAGCGCGTGGTCATGCCCATCCTCGAAGACTTCAAGCCCGACCTGATCATCAACTCCGCCGGGCAGGACAACCACTTCACCGACCCGATCACGGACATGAACTTCTCGGCCCAGGGCTACGCGGCCCTCAGCGAGATGCTCAAGCCGGACATCGCCGTGCTCGAAGGCGGCTACTCCATCCAGGGCGCCCTGCCCTACATCAACCTGGGCCTGTGCCTGGCCATGGCCGGGGTGGACTACTCCCACGTCCGCGAGCCCAACTACAACGCCGAACGCATCCGCCAGGACGCCCGCACCACCGCCTACATCGAGGAGCTGTGCAAGCAGTTGCCCAGCCTCTACTTCAACCCCCCAGCCTACAATCCCAAGGGGGATGTCAGCCAGGGGATACTGTCGGGCAACAAACTCGTCAGGCAGCGGCAGGTCTACTACGACACCGACGGTATCAACGAGGTGCAGCAGGAGACCCTGTTCCTGTGCGACCACTGCCGGGGGCTGCTCAAGATCGAGACCAGGGCGGACTCCGGCCCCCTGTGCCTTGGCGTGGAAATCCCCATCAACGCCTGCCGCGACTGCAAAAGCCACGGCTACCAGATCGTGGAGGACGCCCAGCTCAAGGGCAACTCCCGCTACATCCAGCTGATCAACCGGCTCGACCGGGAGTATGTGCGTATCGGATTCTGA
- a CDS encoding hydantoinase/oxoprolinase family protein, whose protein sequence is MLLGIDVGGTHTDAVAISLEKGTRILAACKVRTRHDDLLTSVTEALETILAQVDAGAVTRLNLSTTLSTNAIVQGRTEDVGVIVSAGPGIDPHNFMPCRDFHVIDGSIDHRGNEVRALAPRQLSDAVDACRANGVRVYAAVSKFSTRNPRHENAIRRAVLQCREEEDCEYADFVTSGHQLGGALNFPRRVATAYFNCAVWRLYNQFATAVERALADMGLGHVKVNMLKADGGTMPLPRSRRMPVQSIFSGPAASVMGIIALTDIFHDSVILDIGGTTTDIAIFADGAPLIEREGIAIGSHPTLVPALKVLSIGIGGDSAISVSRSSSTVRVGPNRLGPSVCLGGQHPTLTDALNRIGACDVGDTQASLAALEALAVAHGLTADTLAREAVDYASQTIHNATRDLVDEINSKPVYTIHELLDEKRVVPKKVYLMGGPAKAMRMELFKRFQLATEVPDNYDVANAIGAALTRTTWELELFADTQRHVLFIPSLSYRENIHTSYTQRDGEKDAVNQLSMQLDSMGVFLQPEDAQITHSSSFNMVEDMAQVGRNIRVKCQVRPGVVATLEGR, encoded by the coding sequence ATGCTGCTAGGAATCGACGTGGGCGGCACCCATACGGACGCCGTCGCCATCAGCCTGGAAAAGGGAACCCGTATCCTTGCCGCCTGCAAGGTGCGAACGCGTCACGACGATCTGCTGACATCCGTGACCGAGGCCCTTGAGACCATCCTGGCCCAGGTGGACGCGGGCGCGGTGACCCGGCTCAACCTGTCCACCACCCTGTCCACCAACGCCATTGTCCAGGGCAGGACCGAGGACGTGGGCGTCATCGTCAGCGCCGGGCCGGGCATCGACCCGCACAACTTCATGCCGTGCCGCGATTTTCACGTCATCGACGGCTCCATCGACCACCGGGGCAACGAGGTGCGCGCCCTGGCCCCGCGCCAGCTCTCGGACGCGGTGGACGCCTGCCGGGCCAACGGGGTGCGCGTCTACGCCGCGGTCTCCAAATTCTCCACCCGCAACCCGCGCCACGAGAACGCCATCCGCCGCGCCGTGCTGCAATGCCGCGAAGAGGAAGACTGCGAATACGCGGATTTCGTCACCTCCGGCCACCAGCTGGGCGGGGCGCTCAACTTCCCGCGCCGGGTGGCCACCGCCTATTTCAACTGCGCCGTGTGGCGGCTCTACAATCAATTCGCCACCGCCGTGGAGCGCGCCCTGGCGGACATGGGCCTTGGGCACGTCAAGGTCAACATGCTCAAGGCGGACGGCGGGACCATGCCCCTGCCCCGCTCGCGGCGCATGCCCGTGCAGTCCATCTTCTCCGGCCCGGCGGCCTCGGTCATGGGCATCATCGCCCTGACGGACATCTTTCACGACTCGGTCATCCTTGACATCGGCGGCACCACCACGGACATCGCCATCTTTGCCGACGGCGCGCCGCTCATCGAGCGCGAGGGCATCGCCATCGGCTCGCACCCCACCCTGGTCCCGGCCCTCAAGGTGCTCTCCATCGGCATTGGCGGCGATTCGGCCATCTCGGTGTCCAGGTCGTCGTCCACAGTGCGCGTCGGCCCCAACCGGCTCGGCCCGTCCGTGTGCCTGGGCGGCCAGCACCCCACCCTGACCGATGCCCTCAACCGGATCGGCGCGTGCGACGTGGGCGACACCCAGGCCTCCCTCGCGGCCCTGGAGGCGCTGGCCGTGGCCCACGGCCTGACCGCCGACACCCTGGCCAGGGAGGCCGTGGACTACGCCTCCCAGACCATCCACAACGCCACCCGCGACCTGGTGGACGAGATCAACTCCAAACCCGTGTACACCATCCACGAACTGCTCGACGAGAAACGGGTGGTGCCCAAGAAGGTCTACCTCATGGGCGGCCCGGCCAAGGCCATGAGGATGGAGCTGTTCAAGCGGTTCCAGCTCGCCACCGAGGTGCCGGACAACTACGACGTGGCCAACGCCATTGGCGCTGCCCTGACCAGGACCACCTGGGAGCTGGAACTTTTCGCCGACACCCAGCGCCACGTCCTGTTCATCCCGTCCCTGTCCTACCGCGAGAACATCCACACCAGCTACACCCAGCGCGACGGGGAAAAGGACGCCGTGAACCAACTCTCCATGCAGCTCGACTCCATGGGCGTGTTCCTCCAGCCCGAGGACGCCCAGATCACCCATTCGTCGAGTTTCAACATGGTCGAGGACATGGCCCAGGTGGGACGCAACATCCGCGTCAAATGTCAGGTTCGGCCCGGCGTGGTCGCCACACTGGAGGGACGCTGA
- a CDS encoding DUF4079 family protein, with translation MLWFHPILQCLATLIAVYAAWLGLQRLLSRHFGMSLKFQWKRHVSMGAAALTLWLLGLFGGIAMARIKWEANFITGEHSQVALLMLPLLLFGLGSGLYMDRFKGQRTLLPLLHGVGNLLLLALAFYQIRTGWQVIQDFIL, from the coding sequence ATGCTCTGGTTTCACCCGATCCTGCAATGTCTCGCCACCCTCATCGCCGTGTATGCCGCATGGCTCGGCCTGCAGCGGCTCCTGTCCCGCCATTTTGGCATGAGCCTGAAGTTCCAGTGGAAGCGGCACGTTTCCATGGGGGCCGCCGCCCTTACCCTCTGGCTGCTCGGCCTGTTCGGCGGCATTGCCATGGCCCGCATCAAGTGGGAGGCGAATTTCATCACCGGAGAGCATTCTCAGGTCGCGCTGCTCATGCTGCCGCTGCTGCTTTTCGGCCTCGGCTCCGGGCTGTATATGGACCGTTTCAAGGGACAGCGCACCCTGCTCCCCCTGCTGCACGGCGTGGGCAATCTGCTGCTCCTGGCCCTGGCCTTCTACCAGATCCGCACGGGCTGGCAGGTGATTCAGGATTTCATCCTCTGA
- the waaF gene encoding lipopolysaccharide heptosyltransferase II, translated as MHEFRKIGVWQTAFLGDAVLTLPMLHALANRYPGAEIHLFVRGGLEPLFQAQPELAGVHGFAKRGAQKSLLSALRLGRDIGRQGFDLWISAHASLRSAMIATATGIPRRIGYDRPWFNRLAYTDTVDRRFPDLEEVERLMGLLTPLGMDGPPPKARLVLPQEARDAASAFWRERCGNAPVLGIHPGSTWPTKCWPVDYFSRVAAMAADAGAQVLVLAGPGEEAVAAQVVAGLTAGVTGAGPDAVINLAGQLSLPELAAWIDRLDAYLTNDSGPMHLAWVQDTPLVALFGPTVRQLGFFPRGERSTVMETPLACRPCSLHGPRKCPLGHHHCMRALTPDMVWAALAPKLGL; from the coding sequence ATGCATGAATTTCGAAAGATAGGGGTCTGGCAGACAGCCTTTTTGGGCGATGCCGTGCTCACCCTGCCCATGCTCCACGCCCTGGCAAACCGGTATCCAGGCGCAGAGATTCACCTCTTTGTGCGGGGCGGGCTGGAGCCGCTGTTCCAGGCCCAGCCCGAGCTGGCCGGGGTGCACGGATTCGCCAAGCGCGGGGCGCAGAAGTCGCTGCTGTCTGCGCTCCGGCTGGGGCGCGACATCGGGCGGCAGGGGTTTGATCTGTGGATTTCGGCCCATGCCAGCCTGCGCTCGGCCATGATCGCCACGGCCACGGGCATCCCTCGGCGCATCGGCTACGACCGCCCGTGGTTCAACCGGCTGGCCTACACCGACACCGTGGACCGACGGTTTCCTGATCTGGAGGAGGTGGAGCGGCTGATGGGGCTGCTCACCCCGTTGGGCATGGACGGCCCGCCCCCCAAGGCGCGGCTGGTCCTGCCGCAGGAGGCCAGGGACGCGGCCAGCGCTTTCTGGCGCGAACGCTGCGGCAATGCCCCGGTGCTGGGCATCCATCCCGGCTCCACCTGGCCCACCAAGTGCTGGCCCGTGGACTATTTCAGCCGCGTCGCGGCCATGGCCGCGGACGCGGGCGCGCAGGTGCTCGTCCTCGCCGGGCCGGGCGAGGAGGCGGTGGCGGCACAGGTGGTGGCCGGACTGACCGCTGGAGTGACCGGGGCAGGCCCGGACGCGGTCATCAATCTGGCCGGGCAGCTCTCCCTGCCCGAGCTGGCCGCCTGGATCGACCGGCTCGACGCCTACCTGACCAATGACTCCGGCCCCATGCATCTGGCCTGGGTCCAGGACACGCCCCTGGTGGCCCTGTTCGGACCCACGGTGCGCCAGCTCGGCTTTTTCCCGCGCGGCGAGAGGTCCACGGTCATGGAGACCCCCCTTGCCTGCCGCCCCTGCAGCCTGCATGGTCCGCGAAAGTGCCCGCTGGGCCATCACCACTGCATGCGCGCCCTGACCCCGGACATGGTCTGGGCCGCCCTCGCGCCCAAGCTCGGCCTGTGA
- a CDS encoding DsrE family protein, with translation MYCLYAFNGEMTCFIHVLLNGLDMAERGNKVAIVFEGAAVTLVPQLEQPDNPLRALYQQARQQGLIDGACRACSAKLGVLDAVKAAGLPLLGDMSGHPSMAEYIDQGYTIITF, from the coding sequence ATGTATTGTCTGTATGCTTTCAACGGTGAAATGACGTGCTTCATCCACGTCCTGCTCAACGGCCTGGACATGGCCGAGCGGGGCAACAAGGTTGCCATCGTTTTCGAGGGCGCGGCGGTCACCCTCGTCCCCCAGCTCGAACAGCCGGACAACCCGCTGCGCGCCCTGTACCAGCAGGCGCGCCAGCAGGGCCTCATCGACGGCGCCTGCCGCGCCTGCTCCGCCAAACTCGGCGTGCTCGACGCCGTCAAGGCCGCAGGACTCCCCCTGCTCGGCGACATGTCCGGCCATCCCTCCATGGCCGAATACATCGATCAGGGCTATACCATCATCACGTTCTGA